The Caretta caretta isolate rCarCar2 chromosome 10, rCarCar1.hap1, whole genome shotgun sequence genome has a window encoding:
- the LOC125644440 gene encoding F-actin-capping protein subunit alpha-1 produces the protein MDIMTRERPLTRQEKLKIVSSLLKQALPDEFCEAFSDLRLLVGDDSLMCQEAASLCALHNKLYFTPVMRKECEVLLTRHNELEEKHFLDSQRQVSFKFDHMRKEASEFQAHPQEDEKGEAWRRALYEGLKAYVSSHYTGGICSVFIKDTAIRKILIACIAGRLHRPSAFWNGLWKSEWTFTLTPTSTSTQVAGTIMVQAHYFEDGNIHLTVCKDVAESLPVTTETQTSQDFVKLLEQADNQFQNGLMEEYQRMSNTHLKAFRRQLPITHNTIDWGKIVTAKIVAAPAVQ, from the coding sequence ATGGACATAATGACTAGGGAACGACCCCTGACCAGACAAGAGAAGTTGAAGATTGTGAGCAGTCTCTTGAAGCAGGCCCTGCCTGATGAATTCTGCGAGGCCTTCAGTGATCTGCGCCTGCTGGTGGGCGACGACAGCCTGATGTGCCAGGAAGCTGCCtccctctgtgccctgcacaACAAGCTCTACTTCACCCCGGTCATGAGGAAGGAGTGTGAGGTGCTCCTGACCCGCCACAATGAGCTGGAGGAAAAACACTTCCTTGACTCCCAGAGACAAGTCTCTTTCAAATTTGACCACATGAGGAAAGAGGCAAGCGAGTTTCAGGCTCACCCACAGGAAGATGAGAAAGGTGAGGCATGGAGAAGGGCCCTCTATGAGGGCCTGAAAGCATACGTCAGTAGCCACTATACTGGGGGGATTTGCAGTGTCTTCATCAAGGATACAGCCATCCGGAAAATCCTCATCGCCTGCATTGCGGGTCGTCTGCACCGGCCCTCCGCCTTCTGGAATGGCCTGTGGAAATCAGAGTGGACTTTCACCCTGACTCCCACTTCCACTTCCACCCAGGTGGCAGGGACCATCATGGTCCAGGCTCACTACTTTGAGGACGGCAACATCCACTTGACAGTGTGCAAGGATGTGGCAGAGAGTCTGCCTGTCACCACTGAGACCCAGACCTCCCAGGACTTTGTGAAACTGCTGGAGCAGGCAGACAACCAGTTCCAGAATGGGCTGATGGAAGAATACCAGAGGATGAGCAATACCCACTTGAAGGCTTTCCGAAGACAGCTGCCCATCACCCACAACACGATTGACTGGGGGAAAATAGTGACAGCTAAGATAGTGGCCGCGCCTGCTGTCCAATGA